The region ttctatcagctggggttcctccttgccttccatctgtttccaactttttattaatgtattcccaagatccttctttaaaccctaagaacttttctgctcctctgacaattattttaatcctttccgttttgtgtttagcctgttcagtgcagttaatgacataagctataaataatatacatttttccacagacattgtaacattttcctctgattctacttttctttgttgataatctggaATCTTAATTTGACCTGCATCCCTTGATCTTTcattctggacatttttgactgcttcagcacagcttatgtttttagtcatcttaatttgttgaatttcttttgctttcttccttacctcacatccccctgaatgtaactctatgttgccctccacaattgcaacatttttcctgcacttcttccccacaatcttcaattctgtgatcttctccacactttggacatctttgttttcctttgcagacagctgctatatgaccatatctctgacatttaaaacatcttagtggtggaggaatgaaaggcctcacagaaaaactcagatatcctattttaacattttgtggcaacaccttttcttcaaagtctattaaaattgacaggcttcctactctttctccatttacattttttgtcagtcttttgagattttttatctttgcaccaacaatgcttttttttaacttgtctatatcttcctccagaggaatgACATAAATTAcccccgaatgattttatcttctcctataatcttcctctctgtcacagttttcttgcaaatgttttcaacttgtaaagcctttcttctttgttcttcggttttacacaacaccagtatatttccatctctcaataccttcaccatttcaacatctcctatctttttttttttttttctctagatagtgaaataggactcaggttctctttttcctcttcattttttatctttaatattattttacattcttcccttccgattttcctcctaactactctctcttcttcagaactgttttcttccagctcttttttactcctttggctgtctaacaatttcccttcttctgctttGCCTCTTCCGCGtcttctccctctacttactggcgtccattcatcaaagtccatattgtcctcctgtgtgtccattctgaaccattcacataccagtttatgccttttactgccacttccaaaagtaaataatttctacctCTGTGGGGTTCTAAGTAGACCAGCGTTTTCAGACCGAAGTTTCGCGCTCCGCCGACACCTCCTCCAATGACCTCATCCTGCTTTTCCGCCACCATAAGAAGGATTACTGTAAACAAACCTCACACGTGGGTCTGCAAGTTTTAGCCCTGAAATTCTCGACGTAACCCTGCGGCAAAGAAAACATATTAATTCAAGAGATCTCACtctgacatatttttctgtggaaGGTTTGAGGTTTAAGTACCATTAACTTTTATCATTGGCTCAAAAAGGTCATACATTAATCTTACAACACTTGCTTCAAGGTGGTAGCGGGACACTGACGAATTAAGTCAAAGCACTAacgaaaataaaataatgcagaatcTTGAAATATGACCTGTTTAAGTTTCGAAGTGAAGTTTTATAACAGACGAGCTTTGATAAACTTGCAtcctgattggctgaagagatTGTGATGCATTTTTCCCACCGCTAGAGGTCCCCAAAACACCAGCTTTGAGTTCAAGTCCatttttgacagattttttCTTCTACGTTAGAACAATAATATTACCATTCCTCTTAGGCATTCTTatctaatattaaaaaaaaatgtaagatcATATGAAGcacaatcaaataaaatccaataaaaaaattaactaaTTTGATTGGGACTGATAAACTATTAAACATTTGGCaaatatattacattttttaaaatttggttTAAAGTATCCAAAACCTAAATATAATATGATATATACCAAATATCCAGTCTGTGTAAGGTAaagatttgcaaaaaataataacagtgacaataataaaaattataatcattattaatgttattgttatttttatagaACAAAAGGTAGCCAAAGTAAAGCACATCGAATATTTCCaagcaatttatttaaaatttcataTGCATGGCTGTCTTGTTGAAGTTTAGGTAACTGGCCACATGTGTTGTATAATTGTATGGAATGTATTCTGCACATTAGACTTTTTCATGTAGAAATGTTGCTCCATCAGTTTAATTGAGAATTAAGGGTAAAGGAAgtttttacatataaatattttccaatacagtaaatgtgcatgtgtttcCCTCCAGATTAAAGAAGCTGTAGCCCATCACATGAATGGACCAGGcatgtgtttatttgtgtgtgagcaGGATGGAATGGATTATCATGTATAATGCAACTCAATCTGAAAGACTGCTGATGAAAGTGAAATGCCCCGAGATCACACTTGTGTGTTCTCAACGTCGGGTGTTGTGTAATGTTTGCAGAGGAGTGGGATGGCAATATCATATTACATATTTATAGATAATCACAGTTAGTCCTGACTCTGCACATTTCTAGAAGGTTGATAATATGCTATGGAATATGTTAATTATTTCCATTGTTTTTCAGGATGGTTTGCTTGGGTCTTTGCTATTAAGGGTCTGTCAGGACCAGAAATTATATCCTTAAATGACCCCTGGCCTTCCCCAATGTTCTGTACCCAAATAGATTGCAAATGACGTGTGTACAGTTTATTGGCTCTTCGCATCTTAATCTCGTCAGAATCTGAACAGTATAAAAGGACAGAGCAAGTCCAAGTCATTATTTGACTTAAAGAGAGATTTCTACAACATTAACAACAGGAAGATACACCATAACACAAGCAGTGAGTAttagaaataacaaaaacatttttgtgagtAGCTGATGTATTTGTGCTTTTAGACACATGTATATAATTGATATTATATTATCTAAACAATTTTACCATCTGGAATTTTAACTGGAATTTGAAAATTTGCTTTTCTGGTTAACGTTTATGTCTTTGAACATTAttccatttaatttaatttcactgttttaaactgttattgACCAGAAGCatactatttaaaataatttattcatgaAACCCAAAATAGCTATTTAAAGATGTTTCTTTAATCcctatgatgattttatttttataacttaAGCAATGATGTTGTAATTAGGGATGTGGTAAATGAATCAGAGTGTTATTGATGTATTTAATTTTCCTATTACCTATATAGGTGCCATTATAGTTTTATTATGTCCCTCAGTCCTGGATAAGCTTTATTCCTTTTATGACATTACAGACTGCActgattacattttctttatgtaGGCAAGATATTTTTAGTGGAATGTTTCAGCTGTAATAATCATGCCAATTTGCAATGGTTTTTGCAAATGTTCTTTCACTACGAAAACAAACCTTTGTGCTTTTTTAAATAGTGTTACAATAGATTTACTAGCAAATTCAGCATGTCCTCAGAGTAATTGGATTATGAGCGATCTTTATAGATTAGAGTCATCATATAGTGTTGATTAAATGCATCAGATTGATTAAAGGAGTCTCTGCCAGATGTACTTAAGGACATTGCTTTAATTAGTTTGGAAGTGTTAAGCAAAAAGTAATATTGATAATTCTAGCTTTTCATGGTCTTCAAATGAGCATTATTTAGATgtatgtgtatttttatttgctgcttGTGACATTGTGATTGTCCCAAAACAGATTAAGCAATACAGGCATGAATCTGGACATAGCCAAACCTGAAGCAAAGACTTGTGGCAAAGCCCCCCTCAGAGCCACAGCTCCCAGTTCCCCACGAAAGGGTCCACCCAAGTTCAAACAGAGAAACACTCGTCAATTCAAGAGCAAGCCCCCCAAAAGGGGGATTATTGGGTAAGACCTCTCTCAAATAATTACTTTCATTTGgttacaaataaaagtaattaaagCATATAATTTATGTTTATTACTAGCTTTGGAGAGGAGATCCCTGGAATGGAGGGACTTGGCACTGGTAAGCACGATTGTGCCATTCAAGTCATCTCTAACAATTGCTTATTTTGTAATGTTGTAATTAATAAGGAGTATTTCCCTTCCAGATATCACTGTTATCTGCCCCTGGGAAGCGTACAGCCATCTAGAGCTACATGAGCTCGCTCAGTATGGCATTATTTGAGTCTCTTTGCTgtacaaagagaacaaataaaaaaaaaagaaattgagaGATTATTTTAAGCAATCATCAACCTGGGTCCCTTCTGGATGGCAAACATAAAGCTGGAAATGTATACCGACTTTATGTAATATATGTCTGCATATTGTGGATGGTTATTTTTGTATGGTAAATATATTGTCATGAGACTCTCAAGCTGCCATTTTCATGCTCAAAAACACTGTTCCCGTGTCATTGCCTGTGGCTGCAGTGGGAGCTGCAGCTTACAGATCGGTTACTGGCCAGCAGGAGATTCTGTCAGCACAGTTTTTTATACCTAACTCAAAATAAACctttgactttttaaaatgatttgaatGGTTTGTTTTGTTATAATTACCAAACCAAAAAGCATGTTGAGAGTCTCCCCTTTAGCATATTATTCTAGCATGTCTTTCTATTTAGTTTCCAAAATATAATCTTCATTTATGCAATCTGAATATGAAATCTTTAGACTGGGAAATAAATTCTGAGTTTTGCATTTCTTGCCGGTGGATCATAACCAGGTTGTAGGTTGATCctcaaaaagcaaaatgaagaCATGGGAGCAAGAGACAAAACTAACGCTAGACTTGTCAGCAGGATAATGCTGTGGTTCACAACCCCCTGCTGATAGTGGAGTTCTTCCTGGAAATAATTTCCATCGGGCCATCCTGCATGTTTCCCCTGATCTAAATccatatgaaaacattttagggTTCAATGCCAAAGgagctttacaaaaacatcaCTTCTAGGCCTgttcctttttttgtattttgaagcTTAGATTAAAACCTGGTTAGGatttagatgtgcaaaacacaaatacttgcaacttttttctgtgtcttaagATTTGATCTGGAGTGTATAAACAAGAGTGTAGTATTTTACTTGCAGTGCCATTGTcttcttttaaaacattattttgtataCAAATGAACAAACTTAATAATAATCAAGCACAGActtgaaaaaaagaacaaaaaaaatagaaacatccagGACTTCTTTCACTGCATGCTGTATTTATCTCATGCATGAGCTTTATGCCACCGGATGCTTTCCATCAGTCTTGTAGTGACGAACACAGCAAGAATCTGTACCCCAACCACAATGACTGCAACTGTAACAATCAGACTCTCGTGCTGCTTGATCCAACGAGAGATTCCACCCAGACAACCCCCCAGAAAGATCACACTCTGAGCGGTAAACTCATCCAGGAGCTGGGCTCCCACGCCACACTGTGAGTTCCACACTGTCCCGTTCTCCAAAGGGTCCACGCAGCACGTTGCAGGAACACCACAAGCCAGCACTCCTGGAGCTGAGCAGTtgtaatatctgaaaaaaggacatttttaaaatcaatgaTCAATTCTGGAtgcagtgaaataaaaaaaataaaaaagaaacaggagTCACGCTCCACTCACACGTTCAGCTCCCAGTCCCGGTAGGTATCGGCCCCACAGCATTGGAGACCCAACTGAATTTCATCTGTGATGAATCTCAGGTCTAAATCATCTTGATAGCCCGCTATGGCAGCTAGCATCCCTGACCGTAGGTACCCTTCAATCTGATCCTGCATGCTGTAGGCCACAATTGCAAACAGCACCTGGATTGTGATGAGCACCAGCACTATAGCAGAAAACAGCTTCAGCAAGCAGCAGTTCTCTCTTAAAGCACCAACACACCCCGTCAGACAAAGTAGAGTGAGCAGAAAGCCCAAAGTTAAAAGTATCAGCATCGGATCTGTGCCGATACTTCCAATCTTCTCCTGGGCGAACGATTCTTTGCTGACGAGTCCCCACATCCCCAAACCAAGAACCACTAGGCCCAACACTGTGAAGATCAGGTTGCACAGGAACAGGAAGTATTTTAGGAAATAATCAATTAAAGAATAACTGTAATGAGGGCGGGTTCCTGTAGGACTGTTGTGGATCTGATTGCTAGGAGTTCCTGTTTGAAATTTTCTGTCAACATGGCCAAGCTCCTCGTCCTCTGCTTTTGCTGCACCTAACTTCAGACATAGACATATCGTTTTTAAAAAGGCCAAAGGCTAACTTTAAAAAGCACATGAttcttaaaaagtaaattattaaaaaacctACCTTTGGGAGGAGGGGGGCTAGACTAGTTCTGCCCATCATCTCTCCTAGACCAGGGCCATGGAAACTTCTTTACAGTTAAATATTGCCGCATATTGTCATCCAGTTAAAGACGACCAGCCCTGTGCTTTTGGCTCCTTAGAGTAGCTCAAGTTGAAACGAAACATGAGAATATTTGCTGCAGCAGAGAAACCAGTGTGCTGATGCTAAGTGACCCTGCTGTGTTCAGCCTCAGAGGGCAGTGAGGCCTGAATTTTTTTTCATCACGTGAGAGTCACAATGAGGAGATTAGACAGCTATCACAACCTAAAAACAAGGGGCTTTTCATCTGAGGTTATTTCTTGAAAACTCACTAGaatttgaaaatggaaaggtCAGAGGAAATATGTGTTTTGTCTCCCCAGCAACGCAAGATATTTGGAATACATTTTcgtaaagttaaaaaaatcaaatcaaaacaaaacaaaaaaacaattactaACTTTAACAGCATCTAGTTCCTTTtggttgttgaaaaaaaaaatcatgttttttactttatgtaaaacaaaaattccACTACATTTGAATGTATGTTGCctagcaaacatattcataaccatttcatttttttacattttgtcacattacagccatgAACGTATTTAATGAAtttaataaaccaacacaaattagaaCATGATTatgatgtggaagaaaaaggatggatagttttcaaatgttttacaaatactaATCTTAAAATGGTGTCTGAGTCACTACattttagaaccacctttttctGTAATTACAGCTGGGTCTTGTAtgtgtctaccagctttgtacatctagagagtGACATTTTTCAAGTCTTCCCACAAATTCTAccttagatttaggtctggactttgactgggccattctaacacatacacATAATTTGATTCAAACCACTCCATTGTAGGTCTGGATGTGCTGTTTTTCAGTCAACTAAACATTCCTATCCTTTTAAAGAAAAGCATAcccacagcatggtgctgccaccaaACTAACAAAAGCATGTTTTGGATTTATTATATCTACAAATAATTGTGTTTATTCTGCTGACAGACCTTAGAAAGAGATTTTAAACCACATCTTTGTTCCTCATTATGTAAAAATGCTGGAAACATGATTACATGAAGAAATTGAAACATAAATATTCTTATTCAGTTTAGCTAACTAGCAGGCAACAACACTaagttcaatttaaaaaaaaacaacaagggaGAGTAAGATTTCTAAGCATGGCTTTAAGTTAAACTACATCAATTTACAACTTCTTTATGATTTCAGACAATAAAGTCAGGAACAGTTTTTTTCAGATCACATCCTTATAAACACGAACTTGGAGTTAGATGATATAAACTAAATATACTTAATTTTAATTTGACCATAATAATTATTATCTACATATTGATTTTATCACAAGATTTTATTATCTTCACCTCAAAACTCACTTTTTGAATGTCAAGGAACTAAGAAATGGTTTTATAATTAGTAATTATTCTGAGCTTTTTATGTCCTATCATACTCAAACAGCCCAACGTGATTTCTTGtcaatggattttttcaaatattaatgtaattttcttaacatattttttaaatatgtctgCTCATACCAAGACTTGTCAAGGTTCAAGTCTTGGATATATCTCTGGGATTTTATCTCAGTGGAGGGgttttctcctttgttttagggGTAAAGAACAACACAGGAGCAAAAGTTCTATTTTTTGATTTGTTCTGATTCTCAGATTGTTTCTCAGAATTGGTTGTTGctttacataataaaaaaaaattaaagacattTCAATAATTTTCCTTAGAATAgacaaaaaacaatcaaaacctATGGTTCAGAAGTTTATTATGGACAAAAAAATGTCTCAGCTTTGTCTGAAGCATCTTGAGTTGCTGATCTGTGCAGTGTGGACCATCAGCAGCTAGGACTGTCTTTTCCTCAAGAAGGCTCTGAATCTTGTAAAGCTGCAAGTGAACCCAATATTCCTGGGAGGAACATCTGGTTGTGAGGACAGTTTTTCAGGAACTGTTCAATGCTCCTTCGCAGAGTTTGAAAGTTCACTCCAAACACTGACATTAATTTGGCCTGGTGTGATTATCAGCAAATatgaaattgttttaataatgAATAAGCTAAGAATGatggttgtttgttttatgtttggaTCTTGTATGTTAAAAATATCACTGAAATACTGTTCCAAATAAAGCTCCATCAATAACGCAAAAATGGATTGTCTATGattaaatatagctttttacACAGAATAtagttagaaaataaaatgagataATTGTTGAGTAAAAGTGCAGCTTGTTTTAAAGGTCAAGgtgaatgtgtttgtttctgtacAGAGATTTGTTTTGGAGCCAAACTCAGAGAAATGCATACACATTGACAAAAGTCTACAAAACTCAGAAAAACAGATAAAGAAAGGGGCATAGACAACAATACCTTTCATTATggtacatatacaggtccttctcaaaatattagcatattgtgataaagttcattattttccataatgtcatgatgaaaatttaactttcatatattttagattaattgcacactaactgaaatatttcaggtcttttattgtcttaatacggatgattgtggcatacagctcatgaaaacccaaaattcctatctcacaaaattagcatatttcatccgaccaataaaagaaaagtgtttttaatacaaaaaacgtcaaccttcaaataatcatgtacagttatgcactcaatacttggtcgggaatccttttgcagaaatgactgcttcaatgcggcgtggcatggaggcaatcagcctgtggcactgctgaggtcttatggaggcccaggatgcttcgatagcggcctttagctcatccagagtgttgggtcttgagtctctcaacgttctcttcacaatatcccacagattctctatggggttcaggtcaggagagttggcaggccaattgagcacagtgataccatggtcagtaaaccatttaccagtggttttggcactgtgagcaggtaccaggtcgtgctgaaaaatgaaatcttcatctccataaagcttttcagcagatggaagcatgaagtgctccaaaatctcctgatagctagctgcattgaccctgcccttgataaaacacagtggaccaacaccagcagctgacacggcaccccagaccatcactgactgtgggtacttgatactggacctctggcattttggcatttccttctccccagtcttcctccagactctggcaccttgatttccgaatgacatgcagaatttgctttcaaccgaaaaaagtactttggaccactgagcaacagtccagtgctgcttctctgtagcccaggtctggggaatgcgtcacctgtagctcatttcctgcacacgcctgtgcacggtggctctggatgtttctactccagactcagtccactgcttccgcaggtcccccaaggtctggaatcggcccttctccacaatcttcatcagggtccggtcacctcttctcgttgtgcagcgttttctgccacactttttccttcccacagacttcccactgaggtgccttggtacagcactctgggaacagcctattcgttcagaaatttctttctgtgtcttaccctcttgcttgagggtgtcaatagtggccttctggacagcagtcaggtcggcagtcttacccatgattggggttttgagtgatgaaccaggctgggagttttaaaggcctcaggaatcttttgcaggtgtttagagttaactcgttgattcagatgattaggttcatagctcgtttagagacccttttaatgatatgctaattttgtgagataggaattttgggttttcatg is a window of Girardinichthys multiradiatus isolate DD_20200921_A chromosome Y, DD_fGirMul_XY1, whole genome shotgun sequence DNA encoding:
- the LOC124864065 gene encoding retinal cone rhodopsin-sensitive cGMP 3',5'-cyclic phosphodiesterase subunit gamma-like; amino-acid sequence: MNLDIAKPEAKTCGKAPLRATAPSSPRKGPPKFKQRNTRQFKSKPPKRGIIGFGEEIPGMEGLGTDITVICPWEAYSHLELHELAQYGII
- the LOC124864064 gene encoding tetraspanin-10-like, whose product is MMGRTSLAPLLPKLGAAKAEDEELGHVDRKFQTGTPSNQIHNSPTGTRPHYSYSLIDYFLKYFLFLCNLIFTVLGLVVLGLGMWGLVSKESFAQEKIGSIGTDPMLILLTLGFLLTLLCLTGCVGALRENCCLLKLFSAIVLVLITIQVLFAIVAYSMQDQIEGYLRSGMLAAIAGYQDDLDLRFITDEIQLGLQCCGADTYRDWELNVYYNCSAPGVLACGVPATCCVDPLENGTVWNSQCGVGAQLLDEFTAQSVIFLGGCLGGISRWIKQHESLIVTVAVIVVGVQILAVFVTTRLMESIRWHKAHA